A region from the Oncorhynchus tshawytscha isolate Ot180627B linkage group LG26, Otsh_v2.0, whole genome shotgun sequence genome encodes:
- the ybey gene encoding endoribonuclease YbeY isoform X2, with amino-acid sequence MPTDVLSFPFYEELRPGKLPCPIYRDELNLGDIFLGVEYLMKQCQQQSQDLHGILTSVTAHGICHLLGYRHETEEEWKEMLQKESYILNEFNRFTGRQLVPLTKKCSQDG; translated from the exons ATGCCCACTGATGTCCTCTCATTTCCATTCTATGAG gaGCTGAGGCCTGGGAAGCTGCCTTGCCCCATTTACAGAGATGAACTGAACCTTGGAGACATTTTCTTGGGGGTTGAATACCTGATGAAACAGTGCCAGCAGCAGTCTCAGGATCTTCATGGAATTCTCACA TCAGTCACTGCTCATGGAATCTGTCATTTGTTGGGTTACAGACATGAAACTGAGGAGGAGTGGAAAGAG ATGCTGCAGAAGGAAagctacatacttaatgagttcAACAGATTCACTGGCAGACAGCTGGTGCCTCTGACCAAGAAGTGTAGCCAAGATGGGTGA
- the ybey gene encoding endoribonuclease YbeY isoform X1, with amino-acid sequence MGVVLRNLQNVVPLRRARLRKDVETLRHILGIQKFDLGVICVDNRKIQRINNIYRKKNMPTDVLSFPFYEELRPGKLPCPIYRDELNLGDIFLGVEYLMKQCQQQSQDLHGILTSVTAHGICHLLGYRHETEEEWKEMLQKESYILNEFNRFTGRQLVPLTKKCSQDG; translated from the exons ATGGGTGTAGTTCTACGGAATCTTCAGAACGTGGTGCCGTTGCGACGCGCGAGGCTACGGAAGGATGTGGAGACGTTGAGGCACATATTAGGCATCCAAAAATTTGATTTGGGAGTCATTTGCGTGGACAACCGCAAAATTCAACGCATCAATAACATTTATAGGAAAAAAAATATGCCCACTGATGTCCTCTCATTTCCATTCTATGAG gaGCTGAGGCCTGGGAAGCTGCCTTGCCCCATTTACAGAGATGAACTGAACCTTGGAGACATTTTCTTGGGGGTTGAATACCTGATGAAACAGTGCCAGCAGCAGTCTCAGGATCTTCATGGAATTCTCACA TCAGTCACTGCTCATGGAATCTGTCATTTGTTGGGTTACAGACATGAAACTGAGGAGGAGTGGAAAGAG ATGCTGCAGAAGGAAagctacatacttaatgagttcAACAGATTCACTGGCAGACAGCTGGTGCCTCTGACCAAGAAGTGTAGCCAAGATGGGTGA